A single genomic interval of Bradyrhizobium japonicum USDA 6 harbors:
- a CDS encoding transcriptional regulator GcvA, whose translation MRPRLPPLNALKAFEAAARHESFTRAAEELCVTQGAVSHQVKALETELAIKLFSRERQRLIITEAGRDYLAVIRDALDRIAAGTERLLQRQNAGVLTVSTSPDFAAKWLVHRLGHFAEAHSGIDLRVSATMHHVDFAREEVDLAVRHGDGNWPGLDATRLCTERLFAVCSPKLLSGRRRIGGVADILRFPLIHLDSRSDWADWLRGVGIDDADVTHGPVLNRASMVIDAAINGQGIALARTTLGAWDLINGRLALPFPESVPLSKSYWIVCPKATASLPKIATFRDWLLAEAASDLRLLKSVTGTSKAAKRR comes from the coding sequence ATGCGCCCGCGTTTGCCGCCGCTGAACGCACTAAAGGCCTTCGAAGCCGCAGCCCGCCACGAGAGCTTCACGCGGGCCGCCGAAGAGCTGTGCGTCACGCAAGGTGCGGTGAGCCATCAGGTCAAGGCGTTGGAAACGGAGCTCGCCATCAAGCTGTTCAGCCGCGAGCGCCAGCGCCTGATCATCACGGAAGCGGGCCGCGACTATCTCGCGGTGATACGCGATGCGCTGGACCGAATTGCCGCGGGTACGGAGCGGCTGTTGCAGCGACAGAACGCAGGCGTGCTCACGGTCAGCACGTCCCCGGATTTTGCCGCCAAATGGCTGGTGCATCGCCTCGGCCATTTCGCGGAAGCGCATTCGGGAATCGATCTCCGCGTCTCGGCAACGATGCATCACGTCGATTTTGCGCGTGAGGAGGTCGATCTTGCGGTCCGCCATGGCGATGGAAACTGGCCGGGCCTCGATGCCACAAGGCTCTGCACGGAACGGCTCTTCGCCGTCTGCAGTCCCAAGCTGCTGTCGGGACGCCGCCGCATCGGCGGGGTCGCGGATATCCTGAGATTTCCCCTGATCCACCTCGACAGCAGATCCGACTGGGCAGATTGGCTACGTGGCGTCGGCATTGACGACGCCGATGTCACGCATGGTCCGGTGCTCAATCGCGCCAGCATGGTCATCGATGCCGCAATCAACGGCCAGGGCATCGCCCTCGCCCGCACGACGTTAGGGGCCTGGGACCTGATCAATGGACGGCTGGCACTGCCCTTCCCGGAGTCGGTGCCATTGTCGAAGAGCTATTGGATCGTCTGCCCCAAAGCGACCGCGTCACTTCCGAAGATTGCGACATTTCGTGACTGGCTGCTCGCGGAGGCCGCGAGCGACCTGCGCCTGCTTAAATCCGTCACCGGGACTTCAAAGGCTGCGAAGCGGCGATAA
- a CDS encoding sulfite exporter TauE/SafE family protein: MEVPVFALFALAALAGGFVSGFSGFAMGLVVSGVWLHIITPMQTATLIAGYGLLTQGYGIFKLRHVLDLRKAWPLSLGTVIGIPIGVSILACLNPGYLRFGVGVLLVLYAIYGLTKPVFAPVKIGVGADIAIGVSNGLLGGLTGLGGVISTISCQWRGWPKDMQRAVFQPVLFVAFVVISSSQAVAGTITKETLTLYALGVPFMVAGLWSGFKLFGKINDETFRNTVLALLLLAGLSLVASVVQLALR, translated from the coding sequence ATGGAGGTACCTGTCTTCGCTCTCTTCGCACTTGCCGCGCTCGCTGGCGGCTTCGTCAGCGGCTTTTCCGGATTCGCCATGGGCCTCGTGGTGTCGGGCGTATGGCTGCACATCATCACGCCGATGCAGACCGCTACCTTGATCGCAGGCTACGGCTTGCTCACGCAGGGCTACGGCATCTTCAAGCTGCGACATGTCCTCGACCTTCGGAAGGCTTGGCCGCTCTCGCTCGGAACTGTCATCGGCATCCCGATCGGCGTCAGCATTCTCGCTTGCCTGAACCCCGGCTACCTCCGATTTGGTGTGGGGGTTCTGCTGGTGCTCTACGCAATCTATGGCCTGACGAAGCCCGTATTCGCTCCGGTGAAGATCGGAGTCGGGGCCGATATCGCCATTGGCGTCTCCAACGGCTTGCTTGGCGGCCTGACCGGGCTCGGCGGCGTCATCTCGACGATTTCCTGCCAATGGCGTGGCTGGCCCAAGGACATGCAGCGCGCGGTGTTTCAGCCAGTGCTGTTCGTGGCGTTCGTTGTCATCTCGAGCTCTCAGGCCGTAGCCGGTACCATTACGAAGGAAACGCTGACGCTGTACGCATTGGGTGTTCCCTTCATGGTCGCTGGCCTTTGGTCCGGCTTCAAGCTTTTCGGCAAGATCAACGACGAGACCTTCCGCAACACGGTGCTGGCTCTCTTGCTGCTCGCGGGATTGTCACTGGTGGCGTCAGTGGTGCAACTCGCACTCCGATAA
- a CDS encoding DUF1259 domain-containing protein: protein MRNTLFAFIGLGACLLGSVSEAQAQNVDWQKVDETLGRKPAVSDDVHRYGFPRSDLSVTLDGVTIKPALALGGWVAFKPAHGGAMVMGDLVLLETEINPVMAKMIANGLEITAIHNHLLRASPATFYMHVAGHGDPVKLASAIHDALAESKTPLTVAAPASPAPAVDLDTAKLDQIIGSKGQANGGVYQFNVKRRDPITQDGMPLTPVAPMGVAIGINFQPTGGGKAAITGDFVLTGNEVNPVILALRTHGIEVTALHSHMLDEQPRLFFMHFWANDDAVKLAEGLRAALDKTASTKS from the coding sequence ATGAGAAACACACTCTTCGCGTTCATCGGTCTCGGCGCGTGCCTCCTTGGCTCGGTCTCGGAGGCTCAAGCGCAGAACGTCGACTGGCAGAAGGTTGACGAGACGCTGGGCCGCAAGCCCGCCGTCTCGGACGACGTCCACCGCTACGGCTTTCCCCGCAGCGATCTCTCCGTGACGTTGGACGGGGTGACGATCAAGCCGGCGCTGGCGCTCGGCGGCTGGGTCGCGTTCAAGCCTGCGCACGGCGGCGCCATGGTCATGGGCGACCTCGTGCTGCTCGAAACCGAGATCAATCCCGTGATGGCAAAGATGATCGCGAACGGGCTCGAGATCACCGCCATCCACAATCATCTGCTGCGCGCCAGTCCGGCGACGTTCTACATGCATGTCGCCGGGCACGGGGACCCGGTCAAGCTCGCCTCTGCGATCCACGATGCACTTGCCGAAAGCAAGACTCCGTTGACCGTCGCAGCGCCGGCGAGCCCGGCGCCCGCCGTAGACCTCGACACCGCGAAGCTCGACCAGATCATCGGCAGCAAAGGCCAGGCCAACGGTGGGGTCTACCAATTCAACGTGAAGCGACGTGATCCAATCACGCAGGACGGCATGCCGTTGACCCCCGTCGCTCCCATGGGCGTTGCGATCGGTATCAACTTCCAGCCGACCGGGGGCGGGAAGGCGGCCATCACGGGCGACTTCGTGCTGACGGGCAACGAGGTCAACCCTGTCATTCTGGCGCTGCGCACGCACGGCATCGAGGTGACCGCGCTGCATAGCCACATGCTGGATGAGCAGCCGCGACTTTTCTTCATGCACTTCTGGGCGAACGACGACGCCGTCAAGCTCGCCGAAGGCTTGCGCGCGGCCTTGGACAAGACTGCCAGCACGAAGAGTTGA
- a CDS encoding isocitrate lyase/PEP mutase family protein: MTSKTLRRLIEEKPFVTCPGVFDLVSAKFADRTTADALYMTGYGVVASYLGLPDAGLATYSQMLDRVQIIAQTVHKPLIADGDTGYGGLLNVHHTVRGYEKAGAAAIQLEDQQNPKKCGHTPNRHVISVKEMVNKLAVANDARSSKDFLIIARTDARTQLGLDEAIRRGEAYAKAGADIIFIESPESEAEMRKIGMALDVPLVSNQLHGGRTPILSQDKLREIGYRMAIYPTAGLLATAYVLNNIYSALAEDKPVLEPLYDFNEFSSLIGFQEVWAFEKKYASLEAD; this comes from the coding sequence ATGACATCCAAAACTCTTAGAAGGTTGATCGAGGAAAAGCCGTTTGTAACCTGTCCCGGTGTCTTCGACCTGGTCTCGGCTAAGTTCGCCGATCGCACCACGGCCGACGCGCTTTACATGACAGGCTATGGGGTCGTGGCGTCTTACCTCGGACTGCCTGATGCCGGTCTAGCGACCTATTCGCAGATGCTGGACCGCGTGCAGATTATCGCCCAAACCGTGCACAAGCCGCTGATCGCCGATGGCGATACCGGGTACGGCGGTCTGCTGAATGTTCATCATACGGTCCGCGGCTACGAGAAGGCCGGAGCCGCGGCGATCCAGCTTGAAGATCAGCAGAACCCCAAGAAATGCGGCCACACGCCGAACCGGCACGTGATCTCCGTCAAGGAAATGGTCAACAAGTTGGCCGTCGCCAACGATGCGCGCTCGTCGAAAGATTTCCTAATCATCGCGCGCACGGACGCTCGCACGCAACTCGGTCTCGATGAGGCGATCCGCCGTGGCGAAGCCTATGCTAAAGCCGGGGCCGACATCATTTTCATCGAGAGTCCGGAGTCAGAAGCGGAGATGCGAAAGATCGGAATGGCCTTGGACGTGCCGCTAGTCTCGAACCAACTACACGGGGGCCGGACCCCCATTCTCAGCCAGGATAAACTTAGGGAAATCGGTTACCGGATGGCTATTTATCCGACGGCCGGCCTGCTCGCCACCGCTTATGTTCTGAACAACATCTATAGTGCGCTGGCCGAAGATAAGCCGGTGCTGGAGCCGCTCTATGACTTCAACGAGTTCAGCTCGTTGATTGGTTTTCAGGAGGTGTGGGCTTTCGAGAAGAAGTACGCCTCACTGGAAGCGGATTGA
- a CDS encoding MarR family winged helix-turn-helix transcriptional regulator, translating to MNLDITQLRRQLMDASRRLRNEATADDRSWARLLVLGAIDRHVESATPSVLAADEGMRSSNLAAALRSLEARKLIVRTPDTKDRRKVRLRLSSAGRRFLDDSRARGERWLTEAMDACLTASERSDLIKAGALLDRITAYSKAAMPRSRKS from the coding sequence TTGAACCTCGACATCACGCAATTGCGAAGGCAGTTGATGGACGCTTCCCGCCGGTTGCGCAATGAAGCCACCGCGGACGATCGATCCTGGGCGCGGTTGCTGGTGCTGGGTGCGATCGACCGCCACGTCGAATCGGCCACACCTTCGGTGCTCGCGGCCGATGAAGGCATGCGCTCTTCAAATCTTGCTGCAGCGCTGCGCTCCCTCGAAGCGCGCAAGCTGATCGTGCGCACGCCGGACACGAAGGATCGGCGCAAGGTTAGGCTTCGGCTTAGTTCAGCGGGGCGGCGATTTCTTGATGACAGCCGCGCCCGCGGCGAGCGCTGGCTCACCGAAGCCATGGATGCATGCCTCACAGCCAGCGAGCGCTCGGACCTGATCAAAGCCGGGGCGTTGCTCGACCGCATCACAGCTTATTCCAAGGCGGCAATGCCGCGCAGCCGAAAATCGTGA
- a CDS encoding efflux RND transporter permease subunit yields the protein MIARIIAWSARNLLLVLFGTGFAAAAGLYALVHLPLDAIPDLSDTQVIVYTEYPGQAPQVIEDQVTYPLTTAMLTVPKSKVVRGFSFFGVSFVYVIFEDGTDIYWARSRVMEFLNGAASRLPAGVTPTIGPDATGVGWVYQYAVISKELNLADTRTIQDWNLKFALAKAEGVAEVASVGGFVKQYNVVLDPQRMRDRGISMQKIREAIRSSNADVGGRTVELSEFEYVIRGKGYIKSINDLGNIVLKTSNGTPVLLRDVASVELGPDERRGIAELNGEGEVASGIVLQRFGVNALDVIENVKKRFREIASSLPKSVEIVPVYDRSNLIYAAIDTLRHTLFEESIVVGLVCIVFLLHVRSALVAILMLPVGVLMAFGAMKLLGLGSNIMSLGGIAIAIGAMVDAAIVMIENAHKHLERARPDQSRVQVLIDAASEVGPALFFSLLIITVSFMPIFTLESQEGRLFSPLAFTKTFSMAAAALLSVTLVPALMVIFVRGRIVPESRNVINRVLIWVYRPVIKGVLRAKTLVILASLVVLAVTIWPARQLGTEFMPALNEGTLLYMPTTLPGISVTKAAELMQMQDRIIKSFPEVASVYGKAGRAATATDPAPTEMFETVVNLKPKEQWRSGVTVDSLIAEMDKALQFPGVSNAWTMPIKARIDMLSTGIRTPVGVKVMGTDLAEIDRLAKQIERVIKTVPGTSSAYAERGIGGYYLEIVPDREALARYGILIQDVQDTIAAALGGQTVTTTVEGRQRFTVNMRYPRDLRDNPKAIASDILVPMPSGGAVPLGEVAKVEPARGPTSIRTENGQLATYIYVDIRDRDIGSYVADAQRAVTESIRFPAGTYVVWSGQYEYLQRAAARLKIVVPVTLTIIFLLLYLNFRAMTETLIVMLSLPFALVGGIWMMWWLGFNLSVAVAVGFIALAGVAAETGVVMLIYLDHALAEVKARCSAEGRPLTRRDLHDAIMVGAVERVRPKMMTVVAIMAGLLPIMWSTGAGSEIMQRIAVPMIGGMTSSTLLTLVVIPAIFGLVKGRGLPSGERSAPADEWTGRVSQAAE from the coding sequence ATGATCGCCCGCATCATCGCCTGGTCGGCGCGCAATCTGCTGCTCGTGCTGTTCGGGACCGGCTTCGCGGCCGCCGCCGGCCTCTATGCCCTGGTTCACCTTCCGCTGGATGCGATCCCGGATCTCTCGGATACGCAGGTCATCGTCTACACCGAGTATCCCGGTCAGGCGCCGCAGGTGATCGAGGATCAGGTCACCTATCCGCTGACGACGGCGATGCTCACCGTGCCGAAATCGAAGGTCGTCCGCGGCTTCTCGTTCTTCGGCGTCTCCTTCGTCTATGTGATCTTCGAGGACGGCACCGACATCTATTGGGCGCGGTCGCGCGTCATGGAATTCCTGAACGGCGCGGCGTCCAGGCTTCCCGCCGGCGTCACCCCGACCATCGGGCCCGACGCGACCGGCGTCGGCTGGGTCTACCAATACGCCGTCATATCGAAGGAATTGAACCTGGCGGACACGCGCACGATCCAGGACTGGAATCTGAAATTCGCGCTGGCCAAGGCCGAAGGCGTCGCCGAGGTCGCCAGCGTCGGCGGCTTCGTCAAGCAGTACAACGTGGTCCTCGACCCGCAGCGGATGCGCGACCGCGGCATCAGCATGCAGAAAATACGTGAGGCGATCCGCTCCAGCAACGCCGACGTCGGCGGCCGCACCGTCGAGCTCTCCGAGTTCGAATACGTCATCCGCGGCAAGGGCTACATCAAGAGCATCAACGATCTCGGCAACATCGTGCTGAAGACGAGCAACGGCACCCCGGTGCTGCTGCGGGACGTCGCCAGCGTCGAGCTCGGGCCCGACGAGCGGCGCGGCATCGCCGAATTGAACGGCGAGGGCGAGGTCGCAAGCGGCATCGTGCTGCAGCGGTTCGGCGTCAACGCCCTCGACGTCATCGAAAACGTCAAGAAGCGCTTCAGGGAGATCGCGAGCAGCCTGCCGAAATCGGTCGAGATCGTGCCGGTCTACGACCGGTCGAACCTGATCTATGCGGCCATCGATACCCTCAGGCATACGCTGTTTGAGGAGAGCATCGTCGTCGGGCTCGTCTGCATCGTGTTCCTGCTGCATGTCCGCAGCGCACTCGTCGCGATCCTGATGTTGCCGGTCGGCGTGTTGATGGCGTTTGGCGCCATGAAGCTGCTCGGGCTGGGATCGAACATCATGAGCCTCGGCGGCATCGCGATTGCCATCGGCGCCATGGTGGACGCCGCCATCGTCATGATCGAGAACGCGCACAAGCACCTCGAACGGGCGAGGCCCGATCAGTCGCGCGTGCAGGTCCTGATCGACGCGGCATCCGAGGTCGGCCCCGCGCTCTTCTTCAGCCTGCTGATCATCACCGTGTCGTTCATGCCGATCTTCACGCTGGAATCGCAGGAGGGCCGATTGTTCAGCCCGCTGGCGTTCACGAAGACCTTCTCGATGGCCGCAGCGGCCCTGCTGTCCGTCACCCTGGTGCCGGCGCTGATGGTGATCTTCGTCCGCGGCAGGATCGTCCCGGAGAGCAGGAACGTCATCAATCGCGTCCTGATCTGGGTCTACCGTCCCGTGATCAAGGGGGTTCTGCGCGCCAAGACGCTGGTCATCCTGGCTTCGCTCGTCGTGCTTGCGGTGACGATCTGGCCGGCGCGCCAGCTCGGCACCGAGTTCATGCCGGCGCTGAACGAGGGAACGCTGCTCTACATGCCAACGACGCTGCCCGGCATTTCGGTCACCAAGGCGGCCGAACTGATGCAGATGCAGGACCGCATCATCAAGTCGTTCCCGGAGGTCGCTTCGGTCTACGGCAAGGCGGGACGAGCCGCCACTGCGACCGATCCCGCCCCGACCGAGATGTTTGAGACGGTCGTCAACCTGAAGCCGAAGGAGCAGTGGCGTTCCGGCGTTACCGTCGACAGTCTCATCGCCGAGATGGACAAGGCGTTGCAGTTTCCGGGCGTCTCCAACGCCTGGACCATGCCGATCAAGGCGCGCATCGACATGCTCTCCACCGGAATCCGCACGCCGGTCGGCGTCAAGGTCATGGGCACGGACCTCGCCGAGATCGACCGGCTCGCGAAGCAGATCGAGCGCGTCATCAAGACCGTGCCCGGCACGTCGTCGGCCTACGCCGAGCGCGGCATCGGCGGCTATTATCTCGAGATCGTTCCCGACCGTGAGGCGCTCGCCCGTTACGGCATCCTGATCCAGGACGTCCAGGACACCATCGCGGCCGCGCTCGGCGGTCAGACGGTCACGACGACCGTGGAGGGACGGCAGCGGTTCACGGTGAACATGCGCTATCCGCGCGACCTCCGCGACAATCCCAAGGCCATCGCCAGCGACATCCTGGTGCCGATGCCGTCGGGCGGCGCCGTGCCCCTCGGCGAGGTGGCGAAGGTCGAACCCGCGCGCGGGCCGACGTCGATCCGGACGGAGAACGGCCAGCTCGCGACCTACATCTATGTCGACATCCGGGATCGCGACATCGGAAGTTACGTCGCTGACGCGCAACGCGCCGTGACGGAGAGCATCCGGTTTCCAGCCGGCACCTACGTCGTGTGGAGCGGCCAGTATGAATATCTGCAGCGCGCGGCCGCCCGGCTGAAGATCGTCGTGCCCGTGACGCTCACGATCATCTTCCTGCTGCTGTACCTGAACTTCCGGGCGATGACCGAGACCCTGATCGTGATGCTGTCGCTGCCGTTCGCGCTGGTCGGCGGCATCTGGATGATGTGGTGGCTCGGCTTCAACCTGTCCGTTGCCGTCGCGGTCGGCTTCATCGCGCTCGCAGGCGTCGCCGCCGAGACGGGTGTCGTCATGCTGATCTACCTCGATCACGCGCTGGCCGAGGTGAAAGCCAGGTGCAGCGCCGAGGGGAGGCCACTGACGCGCCGGGATCTCCACGATGCCATCATGGTGGGCGCGGTCGAGCGCGTGCGGCCCAAGATGATGACGGTGGTTGCCATCATGGCCGGTCTGCTGCCGATCATGTGGAGCACCGGGGCCGGATCGGAGATCATGCAGCGCATTGCGGTGCCGATGATCGGCGGCATGACGTCATCGACACTGCTGACGCTGGTCGTAATCCCTGCAATTTTCGGCTTGGTGAAGGGACGGGGGCTTCCATCGGGCGAGCGATCGGCTCCTGCCGATGAATGGACCGGGCGCGTTTCGCAAGCCGCCGAATAG
- a CDS encoding efflux RND transporter periplasmic adaptor subunit — MKTLRLLTALVLGGGLVLAGDYWHSNGAGWLAEADMTSAAAAAERTPLYYRDPSGAPLWSAGPKKDDRGRDYLPVYDDDGAAVAPAPPKAQAASPRKILYYRNPMGLPDTSTVPKKDPMGMDYVAVYEGDDADDGTVKLSPGKIQRAGVKSEPVARRSIRVSVKAPGTIQLDERRVSVIAMRAESFVQKVADVTTGTRVKAGQPLMEIYSSAVASAAAEYLATITSKTVGGVEMYGRGSRQRLVNLDVPESVIAEMDKTRTAPVSIRWSAPRDGVVLERNAIEGMRANPGDVLFRIADTSVVWALVDVAERDLGNIAVGQSVAVRARSFPGRSFTGTIAVVYPQVNRDTRTVRVRIELANPDAVLLPDMYVDADIDTADAAPVLAIQDSAVLDTGSRQAVLVDKGEGRFEPREVKLGRRGGGYVEVRQGLADGEAVVTSANFLIDAESNLKAALKGFGEAASQASDAGPGDATGDRK, encoded by the coding sequence ATGAAAACGCTGCGTCTCCTGACGGCACTTGTGCTGGGCGGCGGCCTGGTCCTGGCCGGCGACTACTGGCATTCGAACGGTGCGGGCTGGCTCGCTGAGGCCGACATGACATCGGCTGCGGCTGCCGCGGAGCGAACGCCGCTCTACTACCGCGATCCAAGCGGTGCGCCGCTCTGGTCCGCGGGTCCGAAGAAGGACGACCGCGGGCGGGACTATCTGCCGGTCTACGACGACGATGGCGCGGCCGTCGCGCCGGCGCCGCCGAAGGCGCAGGCGGCTTCGCCGCGAAAAATCCTCTACTACCGCAATCCCATGGGGCTGCCCGATACGTCGACCGTCCCAAAGAAAGATCCGATGGGGATGGACTATGTCGCCGTTTACGAAGGCGACGACGCCGACGACGGCACGGTGAAGCTGTCGCCCGGCAAGATCCAGCGCGCGGGCGTGAAGTCCGAGCCCGTCGCGCGGCGCTCGATCCGGGTCTCGGTGAAGGCGCCCGGCACGATCCAGCTCGATGAACGCCGCGTGTCGGTGATCGCGATGCGCGCCGAAAGCTTCGTGCAGAAGGTCGCCGACGTGACGACCGGCACGCGCGTGAAGGCCGGCCAGCCGCTGATGGAGATCTACAGTTCGGCGGTGGCGTCCGCGGCGGCGGAATATCTCGCGACGATCACCTCCAAGACGGTCGGCGGTGTCGAGATGTACGGCCGCGGCTCGCGGCAGCGGCTGGTCAATCTCGACGTTCCCGAGTCCGTCATCGCGGAGATGGACAAGACGCGCACCGCGCCCGTGTCCATACGCTGGTCCGCGCCGCGCGACGGGGTCGTGCTCGAACGCAACGCGATCGAAGGGATGCGGGCCAATCCCGGCGACGTCCTGTTCCGGATCGCGGACACCTCGGTCGTCTGGGCGCTGGTCGACGTGGCCGAGCGCGATCTCGGCAACATCGCGGTGGGGCAGTCCGTCGCGGTGCGCGCGCGCAGTTTCCCCGGCCGAAGCTTCACCGGGACAATCGCCGTCGTCTATCCGCAGGTGAACCGCGACACGCGAACCGTTCGCGTCAGGATCGAGCTTGCCAATCCGGACGCTGTGCTGCTGCCGGACATGTACGTCGATGCGGACATCGACACGGCCGATGCCGCGCCCGTCCTGGCGATACAGGACAGCGCGGTGCTCGACACCGGCAGCCGGCAGGCCGTCCTCGTCGACAAGGGGGAAGGGCGCTTCGAGCCGCGGGAAGTCAAGCTCGGCCGTCGCGGCGGCGGTTATGTCGAGGTGCGCCAGGGTCTCGCGGACGGCGAGGCGGTGGTGACTTCCGCCAACTTCCTGATCGATGCGGAAAGCAACCTGAAGGCGGCGCTGAAGGGTTTTGGCGAGGCGGCGTCCCAGGCCTCCGACGCCGGCCCTGGCGATGCAACGGGAGATCGCAAATGA
- a CDS encoding FixH family protein has protein sequence MLSKISTAALAATLSLAASAAMAGAGDYAFEPVTPQMKKGEDVTLAVRLTNKQTGKPIPDAVIFKTRLDMAPDGMAEMESAVAPLPSREPGVYAFKTDLPMAGRYQMTLSVKVQGEPETVTGKVIVTAVK, from the coding sequence ATGCTTTCCAAAATCAGCACCGCGGCTCTCGCCGCCACCCTTTCGCTTGCCGCGTCCGCCGCGATGGCGGGCGCGGGCGACTACGCCTTCGAGCCCGTCACGCCGCAGATGAAGAAGGGCGAAGACGTCACGCTCGCCGTTCGGCTGACGAACAAGCAGACCGGCAAGCCGATACCGGACGCGGTCATCTTCAAGACCCGCCTCGACATGGCCCCGGACGGGATGGCCGAGATGGAATCGGCGGTCGCGCCGCTGCCGTCCAGGGAGCCGGGTGTGTACGCCTTCAAGACGGACCTGCCGATGGCTGGCCGCTACCAGATGACGCTGTCCGTGAAGGTGCAGGGCGAACCGGAGACGGTCACCGGCAAGGTGATCGTCACGGCGGTCAAGTGA